In the genome of Myxococcus stipitatus, one region contains:
- a CDS encoding CHAT domain-containing protein gives MLRQHPGSVLVRLFVQESELLAITAWLEGEELKARSTTCPIRGEVFHLVQHAAENIGTFTQSERLAELLRELDLSAAFPPGTWARAVLLPSHESTYLPLVALGPKGSRLIDRFESIIWLPSLFPLRTRPAPTPPRTEEWVVIPGGTHFHPIAFQTLRPHERCLEGAQATREAIQGVLGEARTLSIYTHGEHPPGARPQLSLAGGMLDVSAFGAEALDGMERVELWACQSGTNLPHDPMTRPSNEGYGLDHILLMSGVRTAIGTQWSVPDLVTATVAREYRRRLASGEEPARALTGAQRHWLEQSLPRLLQCLRTHPVNEAIASFVDTLDLPLRQDLRGPVLGMLGPLPEQMSEQEVNELESRLSCPISWAGIRFVGLPEWKSEKEWTPVPERALTAEEQAHLQQLLSQELSAPTSFDELQDQWLEREFSAAPGEPPSPERALRVARLLRERLNSSQLDNLLAALAWIHEALAVPSIAPPEREQLATEAAHLWLDVAQGGDLRPLLPHTVPLARAERLLAHVSPGSPNLSADATAARARLRFLQEVTHGLMEDSDSMVQAAIDEVLPTLSQVTPGTVQALRVATTAAELIALGTPAVRTRYASHLEGLFKLTPEQWSHPETLPAVYRLMGLLERLGGEPLPLDAALSFLPPEELVAVVNHKTHQEGRRPGAGVLPRGLNEALNRMEGALWGYPTDDRAPLVRMTGTPGPAYRWMLNGYLAGHARAQPDHAIHLLACLQYSCDLRLTVLHRLARLPEVLNQDALPPLLKYLWDLLRIRRLLHTTLTDAALLPAMDSRSELTQPHLWDPYALSSLELSSQIPEETAMTAWSLGEVCHTLRKEGSRVPHTAAFEATCLSTWLEEDIAKTWSRLLEADEQGRKRMGVSEFPGMTSIIEPGRDLEANEKALREMRDGHGVLGLVIEPSGAVLVMACWNDGHTRGQRTFRVETGGVQDGLLGALHLCEEDFDSHRGTSSAMRRNGWSKVEAALAPVLESLLRVAQARKPLRWSILAPGALRELPLLGLRVGGKLLAHQVEMLVHLPSLGFSALPWEPPALDFTACLLARDQENGSTGFGEAAVETLRRIQPPHLVVDPRELDDRNVVEVRSLESHAARIRTLRLYGVGKAATLNDTLALLQLEGRRALRERNTHGMLMPRCEVVELWACTAGSAGAMNALRNEGDRIPGLAASFLANGALAVIDLAWPVHDIIKALVCEHYGLMRRNIGHRPEALSRALCLTDTALQELRRHEGPWTVRQVLEQLDHLRRTAAERLFKIDPGLLVPYADGADSPQVENLSGEQLVAELCQPSHLGAFRWWGV, from the coding sequence GTGCTGCGCCAGCATCCAGGCAGCGTCCTGGTCCGCCTCTTCGTACAAGAGAGTGAGCTCCTGGCCATCACCGCGTGGCTCGAAGGGGAGGAGTTGAAGGCCCGGAGCACCACCTGCCCCATTCGCGGAGAGGTCTTCCACCTCGTTCAGCATGCCGCTGAGAACATCGGGACCTTCACCCAATCCGAGCGGCTGGCCGAGCTGCTGCGGGAGCTCGACCTCTCCGCGGCCTTTCCCCCAGGGACATGGGCCCGCGCGGTCCTGCTGCCCTCCCATGAGTCGACATACCTTCCGCTCGTTGCACTCGGCCCGAAGGGCAGTCGGCTCATCGACCGGTTCGAGTCCATCATCTGGCTCCCCAGCCTCTTTCCGCTGCGCACCCGCCCGGCGCCCACACCTCCTCGAACCGAGGAGTGGGTGGTCATCCCAGGAGGGACACATTTCCACCCCATCGCCTTCCAGACCCTGCGCCCACATGAGCGCTGCCTGGAGGGAGCACAGGCAACGCGCGAAGCCATTCAAGGTGTCCTCGGGGAGGCCCGAACGCTCAGCATCTACACCCACGGAGAGCACCCTCCAGGGGCGAGGCCCCAGCTGTCGCTGGCGGGAGGAATGCTCGACGTCAGTGCTTTCGGCGCAGAGGCGCTGGATGGGATGGAGCGAGTGGAGCTCTGGGCGTGTCAGTCAGGCACAAACCTCCCCCACGACCCCATGACACGCCCCTCGAACGAGGGATACGGACTGGACCACATCCTGCTCATGAGCGGGGTGCGCACCGCCATCGGGACACAGTGGTCCGTACCGGATCTGGTGACCGCGACCGTGGCACGGGAATACAGGCGGCGGCTCGCCTCGGGCGAGGAGCCAGCTCGAGCCCTGACAGGCGCTCAGCGGCACTGGCTTGAGCAGAGTCTCCCGAGGTTGCTCCAGTGCCTGCGGACTCATCCCGTCAACGAGGCCATTGCCTCTTTCGTTGACACCTTGGACCTCCCGCTCAGACAGGATTTACGCGGACCTGTGTTGGGAATGCTGGGTCCCCTCCCGGAGCAGATGAGTGAGCAAGAGGTGAACGAGCTCGAGTCGCGTCTGTCCTGCCCGATCTCGTGGGCGGGGATTCGCTTCGTCGGCTTGCCGGAGTGGAAGTCCGAGAAGGAATGGACCCCAGTCCCGGAACGGGCGCTCACCGCCGAGGAGCAGGCGCATCTGCAGCAGCTCCTCTCACAAGAGCTTTCGGCGCCCACCTCCTTCGATGAACTGCAGGACCAATGGCTCGAACGAGAGTTCTCCGCCGCTCCAGGGGAGCCTCCCTCCCCCGAGCGAGCCCTGCGCGTGGCGAGGCTGCTGCGTGAGCGACTGAACTCCTCCCAGCTCGACAATCTGCTCGCCGCGCTGGCATGGATTCACGAAGCGCTGGCGGTTCCGAGCATCGCGCCCCCTGAGCGGGAGCAGCTGGCCACCGAGGCCGCGCATCTCTGGCTCGACGTCGCCCAAGGAGGAGATCTCCGACCACTGCTCCCCCATACCGTGCCATTGGCCCGGGCGGAGCGTCTCCTGGCCCATGTCTCTCCGGGTTCCCCGAACCTGTCCGCTGATGCCACGGCAGCACGGGCTCGGTTGCGCTTCCTTCAGGAGGTCACCCACGGCTTGATGGAGGATTCCGACTCGATGGTCCAGGCTGCCATCGATGAAGTGCTCCCGACGTTGTCCCAGGTGACCCCGGGCACAGTCCAAGCGCTCCGAGTGGCAACAACCGCGGCCGAGCTGATCGCGCTGGGCACCCCTGCGGTGCGGACTCGCTACGCGAGCCACCTGGAAGGGCTGTTCAAGCTGACGCCAGAGCAGTGGTCACACCCGGAAACCCTGCCGGCCGTGTACCGTCTCATGGGGTTGCTCGAACGCCTGGGCGGCGAACCGTTGCCTCTTGATGCAGCACTGTCCTTCCTGCCCCCCGAGGAGCTCGTGGCCGTCGTCAACCACAAGACCCATCAGGAGGGGAGGCGTCCAGGCGCGGGCGTGTTGCCCCGCGGCCTCAATGAGGCACTCAACCGGATGGAAGGGGCGCTGTGGGGATACCCCACGGATGATCGCGCGCCCCTGGTGCGAATGACAGGCACCCCAGGCCCCGCCTATCGATGGATGCTCAATGGGTACCTCGCTGGACATGCCCGCGCCCAACCAGACCACGCGATTCACCTCCTGGCGTGCTTGCAGTACTCCTGCGACCTGCGACTGACCGTGCTCCATCGACTCGCACGTCTGCCCGAAGTGCTGAACCAGGACGCCCTCCCGCCCCTGCTGAAGTACCTCTGGGATTTGCTGAGGATCCGGAGGCTCCTTCACACCACGCTGACCGATGCGGCCCTGTTGCCCGCGATGGACTCCCGGAGCGAGCTGACGCAACCACACCTCTGGGATCCCTATGCGCTGTCTTCCTTGGAGTTGTCATCGCAGATCCCGGAGGAGACGGCGATGACGGCCTGGAGCCTTGGAGAGGTGTGCCACACACTTCGAAAAGAGGGCTCGCGCGTGCCGCATACCGCCGCCTTCGAAGCCACCTGTCTCTCGACCTGGCTCGAGGAGGACATCGCCAAGACCTGGTCGCGTCTCCTCGAAGCCGATGAGCAAGGCCGGAAGCGCATGGGCGTCAGTGAGTTTCCAGGAATGACGAGCATCATCGAGCCGGGACGCGACCTGGAGGCGAACGAAAAGGCCCTGCGGGAGATGCGAGACGGACACGGTGTCCTCGGGCTCGTCATCGAGCCCTCCGGAGCAGTGCTGGTCATGGCGTGCTGGAACGACGGGCACACCCGTGGCCAGCGCACCTTCCGAGTGGAGACAGGCGGGGTGCAGGACGGACTCCTGGGGGCCTTGCACCTCTGCGAAGAGGACTTCGACTCCCACCGAGGCACTTCCTCGGCCATGCGCCGGAACGGCTGGAGCAAGGTGGAGGCGGCACTGGCGCCGGTGCTCGAATCGCTGCTCCGTGTGGCGCAAGCCAGGAAGCCGCTGAGATGGAGCATCCTGGCTCCGGGAGCCCTGCGTGAGCTGCCACTGCTCGGCTTGAGGGTCGGAGGGAAGCTCCTCGCGCACCAGGTCGAGATGCTCGTCCACCTGCCGTCACTTGGCTTCTCCGCCCTACCATGGGAGCCCCCGGCCCTCGACTTCACGGCCTGCCTGCTCGCTCGGGACCAGGAGAATGGCAGCACCGGGTTTGGCGAGGCGGCTGTGGAGACGCTGCGGCGCATTCAGCCCCCTCATCTGGTGGTCGATCCTCGCGAACTCGACGACAGGAATGTCGTGGAGGTGAGGAGTCTGGAGTCTCATGCCGCCCGAATTCGGACCCTGCGCCTGTATGGGGTTGGCAAGGCAGCGACGCTCAACGACACCTTGGCGCTCTTGCAATTGGAGGGACGCAGGGCGCTTCGCGAGCGGAACACTCACGGGATGCTCATGCCGCGCTGCGAAGTGGTGGAGCTGTGGGCATGCACCGCCGGGAGCGCGGGCGCAATGAATGCCCTGCGCAATGAGGGAGACCGCATCCCCGGTCTCGCCGCGAGCTTCCTCGCCAATGGAGCCTTGGCGGTCATCGACCTGGCCTGGCCGGTCCACGACATCATCAAGGCCCTGGTCTGTGAGCACTATGGGCTGATGCGGCGGAACATCGGCCACCGCCCCGAGGCGCTGAGCCGAGCACTATGCCTGACGGACACAGCCCTACAGGAGCTTCGACGACATGAGGGCCCGTGGACGGTGCGCCAGGTGCTTGAGCAGCTCGATCACCTGCGGAGAACCGCGGCGGAGCGCTTGTTCAAGATCGATCCCGGCCTGCTCGTGCCGTACGCCGACGGCGCGGACTCGCCCCAGGTGGAGAACCTCTCTGGAGAGCAACTGGTGGCAGAGCTGTGCCAGCCATCGCACCTGGGGGCTTTCCGTTGGTGGGGGGTGTAG
- a CDS encoding tryptophan halogenase family protein, with translation MDTAIREVVILGGGTAGWMAAAYLQKVFEGTVQVTLLEAATIPRIGVGEATVPNLQRVFFDRLGIPEDEWMRECNAAFKTAVKFVNWRKKEPGAPDNHFYHAFGLIPNVDNIPLSHYWVLRNEGCERPDEGVDYACYREPPMMDAKLAPRFRDGRPAVNYAWHFDAQLVADYLRRLATGWGVKHVVDELASVEKRPDGHIKALHTRGGRVLEGDFFVDCSGFRGLLINQAMEEPFLDMSDHLLCNSAVATAIEHDDARFGIEPYTSAIASKHGWMWKIPMLGRFGTGYVYSSNFCSQDEAIREFSAKWGLDPDKTAFNRIRFRVGRNRRAWVKNCVSIGLASCFVEPLESTGIYFITASIYQLAKHFPDKGFNPVLVDRFNREIEMMFDDTRDFLQAHFLTSSRDDTAFWLANKNDLKLSDALKDKLETWKAGLTVNMPVSGEEAYYGNFETEFRNFWTNSSYYCVLSGMGWRPEQPLTTLKYRPSSVAHAEEAFQRIKLQQQALLQGLPSNHEFLQRLHRKNGMDLARTGTR, from the coding sequence ATGGACACCGCGATTCGTGAGGTGGTGATTCTGGGAGGTGGGACGGCGGGCTGGATGGCCGCGGCCTATCTTCAGAAGGTCTTCGAGGGCACCGTCCAGGTGACGCTCCTGGAGGCAGCGACCATCCCGAGGATCGGGGTGGGGGAAGCCACGGTCCCCAACCTGCAACGCGTCTTCTTCGACCGGCTGGGCATCCCCGAAGACGAGTGGATGCGCGAGTGCAACGCCGCCTTCAAGACGGCGGTGAAGTTCGTCAACTGGCGCAAGAAGGAGCCCGGCGCTCCAGACAATCATTTCTACCACGCGTTCGGACTCATCCCGAACGTGGACAACATCCCGCTGTCTCACTACTGGGTGCTGCGCAACGAAGGATGTGAGCGGCCCGATGAGGGAGTGGACTACGCCTGCTACCGCGAGCCGCCGATGATGGACGCGAAGCTGGCACCGCGCTTCCGGGACGGTCGGCCCGCGGTCAACTACGCGTGGCACTTCGACGCGCAGCTGGTGGCGGACTACCTGCGGCGGCTGGCCACGGGGTGGGGCGTGAAGCACGTCGTGGACGAGCTGGCGTCGGTGGAGAAGAGGCCAGACGGACACATCAAGGCGCTGCACACGCGAGGCGGCCGTGTGCTGGAGGGTGACTTCTTCGTGGACTGCAGTGGCTTCCGGGGCCTGCTCATCAACCAGGCGATGGAGGAGCCGTTCCTCGACATGAGCGACCACCTGCTGTGCAACAGCGCGGTGGCGACGGCCATCGAGCATGATGACGCGCGGTTCGGAATAGAGCCCTACACGTCGGCGATAGCGTCGAAGCACGGGTGGATGTGGAAGATTCCGATGCTGGGGCGATTCGGGACGGGGTACGTCTATTCGAGCAACTTCTGCTCGCAGGACGAAGCCATTCGCGAGTTCTCCGCGAAGTGGGGGCTGGACCCGGACAAGACGGCATTCAATCGCATCCGGTTCCGGGTGGGCCGAAACCGGCGCGCGTGGGTGAAGAACTGCGTGAGCATCGGGCTTGCGTCGTGCTTCGTGGAGCCGCTGGAGTCCACCGGCATCTACTTCATCACCGCGTCCATCTACCAATTGGCGAAGCACTTCCCGGACAAGGGATTCAACCCGGTGCTGGTGGACCGTTTCAATCGAGAGATTGAGATGATGTTCGACGACACCCGGGACTTCCTGCAGGCGCACTTCCTCACGTCGTCGAGGGACGACACGGCGTTCTGGTTGGCGAACAAGAACGACTTGAAGCTGTCGGACGCGCTGAAGGACAAGCTGGAGACGTGGAAGGCGGGCCTGACGGTCAACATGCCGGTGTCGGGCGAAGAGGCGTACTACGGGAACTTCGAGACGGAGTTCCGGAACTTCTGGACGAACAGCAGCTACTACTGCGTGTTGTCGGGGATGGGGTGGAGGCCGGAGCAGCCGCTGACGACGCTGAAGTACCGGCCGTCATCGGTGGCGCACGCGGAGGAGGCCTTCCAGCGCATCAAGCTCCAGCAGCAGGCGCTGCTCCAAGGCTTGCCGAGCAACCACGAGTTCCTCCAGCGGCTGCACCGCAAGAACGGAATGGACCTGGCTCGCACCGGGACCCGGTGA
- a CDS encoding ABC transporter substrate-binding protein: MACPVTDYIARNSLDDTLFIPKMFQGFPEIKEALISNRMQAGFLVAPMALALRSQGVPIKIVYLGHRYGSAVVVSKNGPVRHVPDLVGKTVAVPSRFSDERLIILKALKEHGLPPSSVKLVEMSPPDVAGALAAGAVDGFSMGEPYPSQAELGGFGRVLFHAKEYWPDYMSCVLVVRDDVISRRPQAVQVLVDGIARSGLWLDQGRAEREYAAEFVGRYYYSQPPALLRHALLEPIDRVQYTPLAPREADFNLVQDLMLEHGLLNRRMAFEEFVDIQFADKARHQTAWKYAPWLLED, encoded by the coding sequence CTGGCCTGTCCGGTCACTGATTACATCGCCCGCAACTCCCTGGATGACACGCTGTTCATCCCGAAGATGTTCCAGGGGTTTCCGGAGATCAAAGAAGCACTGATCTCCAACCGGATGCAGGCGGGGTTCTTGGTGGCCCCCATGGCCTTGGCCCTGCGGTCGCAGGGCGTACCCATCAAGATTGTCTACTTGGGGCATCGCTACGGCAGCGCCGTGGTGGTGAGCAAGAACGGCCCCGTGCGCCATGTGCCCGACCTGGTCGGGAAGACGGTGGCCGTCCCGAGCCGCTTCTCGGACGAGCGGCTCATCATCCTCAAGGCGCTGAAGGAGCACGGGCTGCCCCCGTCGTCGGTGAAGCTGGTGGAGATGTCACCTCCGGACGTGGCGGGAGCCCTGGCGGCGGGAGCCGTGGACGGCTTCTCCATGGGAGAGCCGTACCCGTCGCAGGCGGAGCTGGGCGGCTTCGGCCGGGTCCTCTTCCACGCGAAGGAGTACTGGCCCGACTACATGTCGTGTGTGCTGGTGGTGCGCGACGACGTCATCAGCCGGAGGCCGCAGGCGGTGCAGGTGCTGGTGGATGGCATCGCGCGCTCGGGCCTGTGGTTGGACCAGGGGCGCGCGGAGCGCGAGTACGCGGCGGAGTTCGTCGGGCGCTACTACTACAGCCAGCCGCCCGCGCTGCTGCGCCACGCGCTGCTGGAGCCCATCGACCGCGTCCAGTACACGCCCCTGGCCCCTCGCGAGGCGGACTTCAACCTGGTGCAGGACCTGATGCTGGAGCACGGGTTGCTGAACCGGCGGATGGCGTTCGAGGAGTTCGTGGACATCCAGTTCGCGGACAAGGCTCGGCACCAGACGGCGTGGAAGTACGCCCCCTGGTTGTTGGAGGACTGA
- a CDS encoding IS3 family transposase (programmed frameshift), producing the protein MPRRERRKYTPEFKARAVKMVLEEGKSRAQVAKDLDLTRSALEAWMRQSRTDAGQGPSGALTTGEKEELAQLRREVRQLRMEREIPKKRGGLLRQGEHVRFTAIQEEKANYPVAMLCRVLEVSRAGYYAWEGREASARQKANAALVERIQQVHQDSRRTYGSPRVQAELKAQGLPVGRHRVARLMREAGLRARRRRRFVHTTDSKHGLPVAPNVLARDFNPPRPDRTWATDITYVPTREGWLYLAVVLDLFSRRVIGWAMDRCIDRHLVLSALDMALKGRCPPAGLLHHSDRGSQYASEDYQRALAARGIRCSMSRKGNCWDNAVVESFFSTLKTELVHEADFSTREAAKGGLFEFIEVFYNRKRRHSSLGYVSPAEFEKTASQVPLAA; encoded by the exons ATGCCGAGACGCGAGCGCAGGAAGTACACGCCCGAGTTCAAAGCCCGGGCTGTGAAGATGGTGCTGGAAGAGGGCAAGTCGCGAGCCCAGGTGGCCAAGGACCTGGACCTGACTCGCAGTGCGCTGGAGGCATGGATGAGGCAGTCCCGAACGGACGCGGGCCAGGGGCCGTCCGGGGCGCTGACGACGGGTGAGAAGGAGGAACTCGCTCAGTTGCGCCGCGAGGTGCGCCAGCTGCGGATGGAGCGGGAGATAC CTAAAAAACGCGGCGGCCTTCTTCGCCAAGGAGAGCACGTGAGGTTCACGGCCATCCAGGAGGAGAAGGCGAACTACCCGGTGGCGATGCTGTGCCGTGTGCTGGAGGTGTCCCGAGCGGGCTACTACGCCTGGGAGGGACGTGAAGCGTCGGCACGCCAGAAGGCCAATGCGGCGCTGGTGGAGCGAATCCAGCAGGTGCATCAGGACAGCCGCCGCACCTATGGTAGCCCACGCGTCCAGGCCGAGCTGAAGGCCCAGGGGCTGCCCGTGGGCCGGCACCGCGTGGCCCGGCTCATGCGCGAGGCTGGGCTCCGCGCTCGTCGACGCAGACGGTTCGTGCACACCACGGACTCCAAGCACGGCCTCCCGGTGGCGCCCAACGTGCTGGCTCGCGACTTCAATCCACCAAGGCCCGACCGGACGTGGGCGACGGACATCACGTACGTGCCCACGCGGGAGGGCTGGCTCTACCTGGCAGTAGTGCTGGACCTCTTCAGTCGGCGCGTCATCGGTTGGGCCATGGACCGCTGCATCGACCGGCACCTGGTGCTTTCGGCTCTCGACATGGCGCTCAAAGGTCGCTGTCCCCCAGCGGGACTGTTGCACCACTCGGATAGGGGCAGCCAATACGCCAGTGAGGACTACCAGCGAGCGCTGGCCGCCCGCGGCATCCGATGCAGCATGAGCCGCAAGGGCAACTGCTGGGACAACGCCGTGGTGGAGAGCTTCTTCTCCACGCTGAAGACAGAGCTGGTGCACGAAGCGGACTTCTCGACGCGCGAGGCGGCGAAGGGTGGCTTGTTCGAGTTCATCGAGGTGTTCTACAACCGCAAGCGGCGGCACTCCTCACTTGGCTACGTCAGTCCCGCCGAGTTCGAGAAGACCGCCTCGCAGGTGCCACTGGCTGCTTAA
- a CDS encoding ABC transporter permease — MPTTSDTVLIARRSAESFVLPVATLLWVLACWVVAVRGTGTKVFPHPMQVLDGVLELMRSGVLHRYAADSLLRVGIGFGMAVVVGMVLGMVMGLYPMAALALGPVVQFLRPISPLAWVPIAILFFGVGDKAAVALIFLAASLPLALHTTGAMATVPSIYLNAGRNFGLSPPRLFFQVLLPAAMPQLLVGLRIALWVSWQVVVAAEMIAVDSGLGYMIVDARNAGKRYDLVVAGMLLIGGIGLLLDTGIRKMESLRWVRWGFREE, encoded by the coding sequence TTGCCCACCACATCTGACACCGTGCTCATCGCGCGGCGCTCCGCCGAGTCCTTCGTGCTGCCCGTGGCCACGCTGCTCTGGGTGCTGGCCTGCTGGGTGGTGGCGGTGCGAGGGACAGGCACGAAGGTGTTCCCTCATCCGATGCAGGTGCTGGACGGAGTGCTGGAGCTGATGCGCAGCGGCGTGTTGCACCGGTATGCCGCTGACTCGCTGCTGCGGGTGGGGATTGGCTTCGGGATGGCCGTGGTGGTGGGAATGGTGTTGGGGATGGTGATGGGGCTCTACCCGATGGCGGCCCTGGCGCTCGGGCCGGTGGTGCAGTTCCTCCGGCCCATCAGCCCGTTGGCCTGGGTGCCCATCGCCATCCTCTTCTTTGGCGTGGGCGACAAGGCCGCTGTCGCGCTCATCTTCCTGGCGGCGAGCCTGCCGTTGGCGCTGCACACCACGGGGGCGATGGCCACGGTGCCCTCCATCTATCTGAACGCGGGCCGCAACTTCGGGCTCTCCCCTCCCCGCCTCTTCTTCCAGGTCCTGCTGCCCGCGGCGATGCCCCAGTTGCTGGTGGGGCTGCGCATCGCGCTGTGGGTGTCCTGGCAGGTGGTGGTCGCGGCGGAGATGATCGCCGTCGACTCCGGGCTCGGGTACATGATTGTGGATGCTCGCAACGCGGGCAAACGCTACGACCTGGTGGTCGCGGGGATGTTGCTCATCGGGGGAATCGGCCTGCTGTTGGACACGGGAATCCGGAAGATGGAGTCACTGCGCTGGGTGCGCTGGGGCTTTCGCGAGGAATGA
- a CDS encoding ABC transporter permease gives MTRCVLPGGVVVVLLALWWLAIQAGKAPLMPTPWQVVVSLGQLAADGRLVRFTVASLFRVTWGLLSAGLVAIPLGIWLGWSPRAERALGPMLQLLRPISSLAWTPLAILWCGVGDLSAIFIIFMACFGPLMVNALMGVRKVLSVHLNAGRNFGLSTLGLMRHVVWPSILPQLLTSLRQTLGVAWMVVVMAEMMAVNSGLGFLILDARNAGNRYDLVVAGMVLIGAVGLGLDALLRRMERIPALSWGFPAPAPSAKVSRIRLVRSP, from the coding sequence ATGACTCGCTGCGTATTGCCTGGGGGGGTGGTCGTGGTGTTGCTGGCCCTCTGGTGGCTCGCGATCCAGGCCGGCAAGGCGCCATTGATGCCCACGCCCTGGCAGGTCGTCGTGTCGTTGGGACAGCTCGCGGCGGATGGCCGGCTGGTGCGGTTTACGGTGGCCTCACTCTTCCGGGTGACGTGGGGGCTGTTGTCGGCGGGGTTGGTCGCCATCCCGTTGGGCATCTGGCTGGGCTGGTCGCCCCGGGCCGAGCGGGCCCTGGGGCCGATGCTCCAGTTGCTGCGCCCCATCAGCTCGTTGGCCTGGACGCCCCTGGCCATTCTCTGGTGCGGAGTGGGTGACCTCTCCGCCATCTTCATCATCTTCATGGCCTGCTTCGGGCCGCTGATGGTCAACGCGCTCATGGGGGTGCGCAAGGTCCTGTCTGTCCACCTCAACGCGGGCCGCAACTTCGGCTTGTCCACGCTGGGATTGATGAGACACGTCGTGTGGCCCTCCATCCTGCCGCAACTGCTGACGAGCTTGAGACAGACACTGGGTGTGGCGTGGATGGTGGTGGTGATGGCGGAGATGATGGCTGTCAATTCCGGCCTGGGTTTCCTCATCCTGGATGCGAGGAACGCAGGCAATCGCTATGACCTGGTCGTGGCGGGCATGGTGCTCATTGGTGCCGTGGGGCTGGGGCTGGATGCACTCCTCCGCAGGATGGAGCGGATTCCCGCGTTGAGCTGGGGATTCCCGGCACCAGCCCCCTCCGCCAAGGTATCCCGCATCCGCCTGGTGAGGAGCCCCTGA
- a CDS encoding ABC transporter ATP-binding protein has translation MKPANTNTRASQQAPRKVALSIHHVHVRFSTPSRELTVLEGVDLEVHEGEFVCLLGPSGCGKSTLLNVVGGFLKPTSGEVFFQGERVVGPDPRRIFVFQERGVFPWLTVEGNIAFGLFKLTEAQRRERVAHYVKLVGLTGFEQAWPHELSGGMKQRVEVARALAANPEVLYLDEPFGALDSITRHSMRSELLRLWEAERKTVLFVTHDIEEALQLADRVVVMSAKPGKVRRIVEVDVPRPRDISSARYLELRNSLLGEIGLAHHI, from the coding sequence GTGAAGCCCGCCAACACCAACACACGGGCGTCCCAGCAGGCCCCACGCAAGGTGGCCCTGAGCATCCACCACGTCCACGTCCGGTTCAGCACCCCTTCGCGAGAGCTGACCGTGCTGGAGGGGGTGGACCTGGAGGTGCACGAAGGCGAGTTCGTCTGTCTCTTGGGTCCCTCCGGCTGCGGCAAGTCCACGCTGCTGAACGTCGTGGGAGGGTTTCTCAAGCCCACCTCCGGCGAGGTGTTCTTCCAAGGGGAGCGCGTGGTGGGCCCGGACCCGCGCCGCATCTTCGTCTTCCAGGAGCGAGGTGTCTTTCCCTGGTTGACCGTCGAGGGAAACATCGCCTTCGGGCTGTTCAAGCTGACGGAGGCACAGCGGCGAGAGCGCGTGGCGCACTACGTGAAGCTGGTGGGACTGACGGGCTTCGAGCAGGCCTGGCCGCACGAGCTGTCGGGAGGAATGAAGCAACGCGTGGAGGTTGCCCGAGCGCTGGCGGCGAATCCCGAGGTGCTCTACCTGGACGAGCCCTTCGGAGCGCTCGACTCCATCACCCGGCATTCGATGCGCTCGGAGCTGCTGCGCTTGTGGGAGGCGGAGCGCAAGACGGTGCTCTTCGTCACCCACGACATCGAGGAGGCCTTGCAACTCGCGGACCGGGTGGTGGTGATGTCAGCGAAGCCCGGGAAGGTTCGGCGCATCGTGGAGGTGGACGTTCCTCGGCCCAGGGACATCAGCTCGGCCCGATACCTGGAGCTGCGAAACAGCCTGCTGGGGGAGATTGGTCTTGCCCACCACATCTGA